TTGGTAAAGGAaactttccacccccccccccccccggcaaataCTTCAATCAGAATTTCTTTGCCAAGATCTATTGAAGTATCTTCCCTATTTTTTGCAAACTTCTAATGTTGACGGTTTGTTCGATCTCTTTAAAGCACGAATTTGTCCGGCAGATATTTCCCCTTGGGATGCAAGGAGGTGTAACGGATGACTGATTTGCATTTTTCCCATTGACCACCACATTTCCCATCTGTCTGCTTTTGAGGCCGTCAGCTCTGTCCAAGTTTGTCTCTTAAGAGCTTCGGCAGGCAAGTGCAGTGAATTCCTACCAACATCAACTGCACCGAATCCTTTTGTGTCAGTGTCATTCATGTGCATTCTCGATTCCAGTTTACATTTATTGACGGGATTACGTGAGGAAAACAACTGGGACTGGATTATGTAAGGAAAATAACTTTGTCCTTATCCCTGTTCAGAAGTTCTGGAAAAGTTTCCTTGGAGAAATTAATGCAAAATAAGGGTTATCTTTAACTTTGCTACTTGTATAACCAATGTATAGCATACTCTAGGTTAACGGGAAAAGTTTTATCAATGTTTCCGTATTGGTGCAATTCTTGTGATTAGTATTTTAAAGAAAATTGAATGATAAGAATGACGAGATGTATTGAAAATGGCAATACGTACTTAACGGGGGTTTCCATATCCAGAATTTTGGAACTCAAAAGTCTTATTTCCTTTGGCTTTGAATTGCTTTGTTCCTTTTGTTTCTGTGTGGCATCTGGTTTGTATTTTGAAATTGTTGAAAAACTATGTATTGTTCGGGAAATCGTGTGATTTTTAAATGACTGTACTAAAGGAGTAATAGGTTTTTGGGGAGCAGATGTGATGTGTCTTTGGCACTTGTAATTGCCTATTAAACCCTCAAACTTCAGATGCTTCCTTCCTATTGCTGTGGCCACCAGGTTTAACGCCTGGTCGCAGCTGACACTGAAAACCATTCTTTAGTATTCAACGGATCTTTGTCTTCTCTGAGGGGCAATCCTTAATCTCAAATTTCTGAAAGCTCTGAAACAGATTTGAACAAATAAAGGTTTGAATTGAGTATCTTGAATTACCGAAAAAGGTTCATATTTTAAAAAGTTGGAATTTTTAACCATACTTATAGGCTGAGTAGTGCTGTTGAGGGTAGGATGATTAAGTCTGTGTCCTTGTTATATATTGACTAAACATGAAATTCTTTTAGCATTTTGGTTAATTTAGTAAGTCATGCCAGGAAGACTAGAAAGGTTTCATATTTTGTTTCTGTTCTTTGATTACTCGCTGATCTGTCTGGGTTAGTGGATGGACTGTAACAGTTTTGCACTACTTGGTAATGGAATGAAAAACTACCTGGAGTTGCATCTTCTGATTTCTATCAAATAATTCCCGTATGGACAGGATTGGTCCTGTTCAGCTCATAGTTCACCATGTGTGAAGAATGATCACCTGGGCAAGGTGaaataaagcttttttttaaagtttatttattagtgtcacaagtaagcttacattaacactgcaatgtagttactgtgaaaaatccccagtGACCAGCACCCCTGGAATCATTACCCACTGAGGAGCCTATATCTCCAAGGGAAGCAGCAGAAACCAAATAAGCCAATAATTTTGCAAAAATTATTTGACATTAGAGGTACAAAAGTTACAAAGAGATTTTTTTTGTCCATGCTTGAGAAGCAGTATTCCTGTTGACTTGTATGAAGAGTTAAATATATTAATGTGGCTTTCTAGGAACACACATAATCAAATCCATTTGCTTACCTCTCATAATGTCCCTGAATAATTTATCTCCAAATTGGTCTTCAAACCTGTTCATGCTTTTCTGCTTCAAGGACTGACTGTTCCTGGTAACATTTCACAAATATGCAGCCTTTTGGTACAGCAGTTCTTTATCTACTGTTAATTCATAATGTTTATTTTTTTGAGCAATTAGTTTGAATCAATTTAGTTAATTATCTTCATAATAAATTTCAACTTGTTTTTTTTATAAAGGAAGCAGCCAATTTCTTTTAAAGCTTCTTTATGTCTTTAATTTCCTCAATCATCGAGATGAGACCTAACCAATGATTAATATACCAACAGTACCTGGTACACAGGACGATGGTTGtggaaggtcagtcatctcagctccaggatgtatctgcaggagtccctcagggtggtgGCCAAAGTCcaataatcttcagctgcttcatcaatgaccttccctccatcataaggtcagaagtggggatgttcgccgattgtgcaatgttcagcaccattcgtgacgactcagatactgaagcagtccatgttcaaatgcaacaaggtctggacaatatccaggcttgggctgacaagtggcaagtaacattcgtgccccacaaataccaggcaatgaccatcaccaataagacactctaaccaccaccgtTTGACATTCAGtgatgtaaccatcactgaatcccccactgtcaacatccttgggattaccattgaccagaaactcaactggacaccccacataaacacagtggctacaagagcaggtcagaggctaggaatactgcagcaagtaactcacctcttgactcccaccatctacaagccacaagCCAGGAGCGTGATGGGGTAcaccccacttgtctggatgggtgcagctccagcaacattcaagaagcttgacagcatccaggacaaagcaacccgcatGAGTgataccacatctacaaacattcaatccctccactacaaACGCTCAATAgccgcagtgtgtactatctacaagatgcactgcaatcaTTCACCaatgatccttagacagcaccttccaaaccacaaccacttccatctcgaaggacaagggcagcatataaatgggaacaccaccgcctgcaagttcccctcgaaGCCActtcttcacagtcactgggtcaaaatcctggaattccctccctaatggcattgtgggtcaacccacagagcgtggactgcagagattcaagaaggcagctcacaccaccttctcaagggcaactcgggatgagcaataaatgctggccagccaacgacgcccatgacctatgaatgaattttttaaaaaatgtataacaaataaaagtagaaaatactggaaatgcacAATTAGTCAGTAACTGAGTTGGTGTTAATCGGTGAGTtgggacccttcatcagaacatcAAATGTTGACTGACTTATTTCACAATTCCAATATAGATTCTTATTTCATTTGTATATTTTTATTACAACCCTAATCTTCTTTGTTTGCACTTTGTTTAATAGAGCTAGTTACTAAAATTGTGAAGAACATATAAGTGTACTAGCTTTGGGATAAGCTGGATTAAGGTGTATAACTCTAAATTTTCCAAAAACAGTAATGTGTAAACTGTCATTctgttaaattttaaaaattctttctccTGCATTTGAGAAAAGTATTATTGTACAAGATCAACTTTTAGCTAGCTGGTCGCGAGGAAGTGAGTGAGTGGGCTAGGTAACTCATTGTTTGAAGCTATCTCTTTGTGGGGAAATACCTGGTCTTTACTCGTCTTCTCATTCAAGTTTATGCACATATTATGAATGTTGCCTTGAAATTGCAGTTCCCTGTGCAGCCAGTAAGTTAAATGTTCAAGGATAATTTGCTCTCTGCTTTGTATGCAGCAAAAATATATATACTTAAATATATGTAATATCTAGGGTTTAAAGTTTTAGTGTAAAACCCTGGATGGCAATATTTTCTTTCTTTAGGGAAATTGGTTTTCAACTTGGTTGCAATTGGTTAGTATTCCAATCGTTGCTCATTTCAAGATCAACCACACTTGTAAATCCTAAGCTTTTTTTAAACCTACAAACCTGTGAAACATCTGTGTGTTAATCTTACTTTCTTTTTCCACAGTTGTTGCTACGATGAATAGTTTTGGCTGCTGTGTAAGTTCTTGTGATGTTTgtttacatttttggactgttacCTGAGTGCAGCTGATGTTCCACATTCATGAACTTTTATTGGCAGCTGCAAGTAGATAAAATATAAGTTTTATAATTCTTATAGTAACTTGGCCAAGTTTTCCTTTTGACAATTATATAGTTGGTATTGTGAATCAAAAAGTGTTACGATCATAACTCCTTTGAGGATGATGTACTAAAGAATGTCTGCCTGATGTTTGGCTCATATTCTGAGTATCAAAGATTTAATTACTGAAGTTTATCCACTGCCATTGAGTAGTCACATCTTGATCATTATTTCTCATGTATATGTCTTTGCTGACTAAAGTGCACAATTGTGTTGTCTGACACCTGACAGATTTGTTTGCTCACTCGAGTTTATCTGCTACTCCACAACCCCCATGTTTGTACATATCTATCATTAAAAGTAAGGCATTTGGCTCATTCTTTCTGTTCTGGCTCTCTGGCTTAGCCACACACATTTTGCGACAACCCTTTAAGTTTCTGATCTTCACCTGCCTCTCCAACTCCCTTTTATTTATAGAATCAGCTTCCATCAATTTTTCATGTTGAGCCttccagttcctgagagcttgcTAAGTGAAAGCATTTCTCCTTAACTGCTATCTGAatcttttgccaatgattttatTTCTGTGAAATCTTGTTATTGActcaatcatttttttttcttctaCTCTATCAAAATATCTCATCACATGGAAAACCTTAATGGCGGTCACCTCTCTAAGGAAAACAGACCTAACTTCAAACATCTCAGATCTGAAATCCCTCATCCTTGATAACATTCTAGTAAGCCTCATCAGTACACTAAGGCACTTGCATCTTTCCTGGTACTGTGATGCCTAGAATTGTCTGTGATTCTCCAACTaaggcctaaccagtgatttacAGAACTCTACCATGATATATTTACCTTCATGCCTGTGGTTAATAAATCCATGAAAATGATGTGTTCTTTTCACCACCTTATTCACATGTCCTCCTTCAATATATGCCCTTCCTACCTCCTTCCTATCACGTTCCTGGTCTTGCTCTTACCCATGTGCCTGTGTGCTATGATTTATGCACATCTTTGTTCCAATGTCTAGTCATTTACTTTCTTTAGTCTGTGTGCCGTTGTGctttctctctattccagtcactCTGCCTCTAATTAACTTCCTTGCTCTGTGTTTCGTCCTTCTGCCCTCATCCTGTCTTGTTGGTGTTTATTTTATCCTCACTCTGTCTCTTTTGTCTGTTTGCATTTACTTTCCTCCTTGCTTTTCTTACAAGTTGGCCACTTGAGCTGTCATTGGCAGTTGGCTTGCATCGGTTCTCACGTTTTGGCACTTAGTGGACAATGTTACAACATCATATTCCAAGTTTAATTATCTCAGTACTGTAACTTAATCCATGTGAtacttttttgtttaaaaatatggTAATTTAAAAGGCCGTATGTTATCAGTTTTTGTCTGATCTAAGCTATAGAAATACATTTTTaatgtgtgttttttttcctGTAGAAATTAAGAAGCCGCCAGTGGCCCCTAAACCCCGATTTGTTTTGGGAAAGaagccacctcctcctccagttgcCCCAAAACCTGACATCATCATATCAGAACCATTATCAACACAAAAAGGACTAAAACCAGCATTAGCACCAAAACCAATATTGTCAAAAATTACACCAGTGGCTGAAGTAAAGCCAACACCACTACGAAAGAATAAATGCTCCGGGGAAATTGAACAAAGTTTGAGTGAAAATGTGAAGTGTTCAGCTTGCCAAGATGTTGGTGACAGAATGCAAAAGAGAGGCTGTGAATTTGCTCATCGTTACATTAAATCAAACTGCTCGTGTAAAACTGAATATGAGTATAAATTCTTAAATGGTGAAAATACATATAAAACACACATTGTCGTTGACCATTTGTCCAAACTGGAGGCTTTGGAAAAAAACAAGAAATGCGACCAAACAAGTTATTCCTCGAGGATACAGCACAGGCCAGAAACTCAGTGTGGCAAAACCTTTAACAGGTACCAGATAATTAGCAAAACTGGTTTCCCAGAGCAGAAATTTAAAGATGTATTAACTCAGGTTGTATCACCAAACAATTATCTTCCAAAACAGAAAGACACACATTGCAATGCAGAGACCAAattgcacagtagcagcaatggACAAAGTGAACTGTTTAATTCTGACCCAACCTTCCAAGATATAAGAAATTGTAAAATAAATGCAGGAGAGCTATGTGTTGGTGAGAAGAAAGAGAATCAGGTTAAAAATGCTGCTGATCAATCAGAAAAAGTGATGAGAGATGAGAAAATTTGCCACTCTCCTGTTATTGATCACAAAGAGAGGATGCCTAACAATCAGCCAAAAGTTTCATTTACAGTTGAAGAAAAGGAGAGATCGATCATTGAAGATACTAACTCTTTAATTACTACTTCAACATCCACTTCAGTGCCTTGCACCAAACCAGTCCCTATGCCAAAGCCAAAGAAAGCACGCTTAATTGGTCTCATCAGACAAAACTGTATAGACAACTGTGTGGAAGATGCTGTGGATCATAATGTGATATGCAGTGATTCTCGCTTTAAGGCTCCAGGTGGAACTATAGACTTCAAGAAGTCATTTGGTTCTGTGGATTCTGGTGATGTCTGTAAGTATAACAGTGAAAATTCACATCAGACTGACAAGATGAATAATACATGCTTAAAAGATAATATTATTGAGCCAAGTCAGGTGAAAGATTATAGTGATCAAAGTGTTTTGTTCTCCAAAAAACCAATTCTGGATGCAGTCTCCAAAGTCAAAATGACTTCAGACTTACAAACTAGAAGTAAAATAGAACAAATAAAGAAACATTTGGAAAGTGGTAACAGAACATTGCCAGCAGACAACAAGGGCAGTTTTATTAGAAGTAGTTCTCTCTCTATGAGTTTGCCCAAGTACCTCAGTTTGTCATATGCTTCCAAAGTGCCTGTATTAAACAGTGAGACTCGTTCAGATTTTGAAAGAGTAACTAACAATGAAGAAATGCCCACTAAGTCGGACATTTCTCCAAAGACTGTTCCAGAAAAGCCACAGCGTCACAGCCTGCCTGCATCTGTTAGAGTTAAGAAAGATTTGTCAGCAGGCAATAAGGGTGCAAGTGGTTCCATGGAAAATGAATCCGAACATGGACATGCCAGTTTATGCAGCAGAGAAACTAATAGTAATGAACACACAGCAATTCATCTGAGTGAGAAACCTGTATGGAAACTGCCACATCCTATTTTGCCTTTTCTGGGGAGTCCCAGCACTGTGACAGTAATGAGTACTTCACAAAATGATGAAGCTATTATTACAAAGCCAAGAGCTAAATCCTTGTCATCTGCTGATTCTGAAAAGCTGGAAAGATCACCAAAAGAGCATTCGAAGAAAAATTCATTTAAGAGGATTCTTGGTATAAAACTCTCTGCTAAAATTAAAACTGATTTTCAGAAAGTTTTACCAAAAGGCAGCTATTCACTAGACAGTGCACCAGATGGGCTTCCTTCTGTGGAAAAGAGAGACCGTAATCACTGCATTTTGGAGTCGGTGGGTGATCAAAAGAATAAACCTGTGAAAGCACATTCTGCAGATTCCTACTACCAAAGTGCAAAGAAAGGACATATACTCAAAAACTCCTCTGATTTTCCAAACAACCTTCCCACTGAACAGGAATCTCATATTGACCTGCATAAAAAATATCCACAAAACTCTAAAACACAACTAATTgaagcacagtctctctctcctaaATATGAAAATATCAGTGCCAATTTTGATTGGAGAAGTTCTTCCAGTGTTGAAGACTGTGACTCTACTATATATGAGATACAGCCCTATGCAGTGTCGAGCTGCTATCGAAAATATAGAGCCACACACAAGAATCAATGCATCAGGTAATTATGACAATACTGGTACATTATAGGCATGTACAAAACTGAATAGTTATAAGGAAGAAAGAATCTGATTATCTTAAATGTGGAAAACGCTGGAATTACTTCACAGGTTTAACTGTGGCTTTTCATCAGTAGAGGAAAAAAAAGTTAATGTTTgagatctgtgacctttcatcagaattctgATGAGCAGACCTGAAACAGTAACTCAATTTCTTACTCtccgatgctgtcagactggtggagaatttccagcatttggaATATTTTGCTTCTGATTATCCTAAACTTGATTGTTCGTGGTCAAAATTTCAGCGTCTTAATCCGTTTGCCGTGTGACTGAGTAGAATAACACTTAATTGATAATGAATTTGTCTATAAAGGATAACCGCTGAACCAAATAACAAGGCCTTTCCATCGTTGCTGCCTTAAAGCAAAGTGATAAAATGTGTCTTATAGACTAAACTCTTGATTACACTGGTTTTTAATTGTAGGTGTAAATGAAGTAGAAAAACTTCAGTCTGTGCATTGCTTTAAAGTGAACACATTTTAAGCAATTCACAGATTGAATCTTTACTACATTTATATATGCAATTAGAAACCACTGCAATCTTGAGATCTTGAACCCATTCTGACTCCCAATGTCAACCCTCAGAATGTTACATTTCACATAAAAATCACCATAAACAAAAGGCTTGATCAGGTAACAGCAATATAAATGGAGCTGCTCTGCTCAcaggatgtgggagtcgctggctagaccagcctatattgcccatccctaattgcccttgaacgtagtggtgagctgccttcttgaactgctgcagtccacgtggtgtagggcacacagtgctgttagagtgggtgttccaggattttgacccagcgacagtggagaatggtgatatatttccaagtcaggttggtgtgtgGTTTGAAAAGAAACTTGCAGGTGctaatgttcccatgcatctgcaacccttgtctttctaggtggttgaGATTGtgattttggaaggtgctgttgaaggcgtCTTGGGAAATTGCTGCAGTGTTTCtcgtagatagtgcacactgcagcCTCTGAgtgtcagtagtggagggagtgaatgttgaaggtggtggatggggtgccaatgaagcaaactgctttgtcctgaatgacgTTGAGTTTCTCGAGTATTGGAGCaggactcatccaggcaattggagagtatgccttcatactcctgacttgtgcaggTAGGCaatctttgggaagtcaggaagtgagttactctccatgGAATTCCCAGCATATGGCCTTCTCTTTAGGCACAGTGTGAGTTAcagttagagaatataaagactgacaaatccccagggcctgatggaatttatccaaggctgctcagggagacgagagatgaaatcgctgggcctctgacgcaaatctttgtctcgtcactggacacaggtgaggtcccagaggattggaggatagctaatgtggtcccgttatttaagaagggtaggaaggataacccgggtaattataggccggtgagcttgacgtccgtggtggggaagttgttggagaggattcttagagataggatgtatgcccatttagaaaggaataaactcattaacgatagtcagcatggttttgtgagagggaggtcatgcctcactaacctggtggagttttttgaagaagtgaccagaatggttgacaagggaagggctgtggatgtcgtctatatggactttagtaaagcgtttgacaaagtccctcatggtaggctggtgaaaaaggttggatctcatgggataaagggggaggtggctagatgggtggagaactggcttgatcacaaaagacagagggtggtagtggaagggtctttttccagctggaggcctgtgactagtggtgttccgcagggctctgtattgggacctctgctgtttgtgatttatataaacgatctggaagaaggtgtaactggggtaatcagtaagtttgcggacgacacaaaattggcaggacttgcagatagtgaggagcattgtcagaagctacggaaggatatagataggctggaaatttgggcaaagaaatggcagatggagttcaatcctgataaatgcgaagtgatgcattttggtagaaataatgtagggaggagttatacgataaatggcagaaccataaagggtgtagatatgcagagggacctgggtgtgcaagtccacagatctttgaaggtgacgtcacaggtggagaaggtggtgaagaaggcatatggcatgcttgcctttataggacggggcatagagtataaaagttggggtctgatgttgcagatgtatagaacgttggttcggccgcatttggaatactgcgtccagttctggtcgccacactaccagaaggacatggaggctttggagagagtacagaggaggtttaccagaatgttgcctggtatggaagggcttagtaatgaggagagattgggtaaactggggttgttctccctggaaagacagaggatgaggggagacttaatagaggtgtataaaattatgaaaggcatagatagggtgaacggtgggaagcttttccccaggtcggtggtgacgttcacgaggggtcataggttcaaggtgaagggggggaggtttaacacagatatcagaaggacgtattttacacagagggtggtgggggcctggaatgcgctgccaggcaaggtggtggaggcggacacactgggaacgtttaagacttatctagatagccatatgaacggagtgggaatggagggatacaaaagaatggtctagtttggaccagggagcggcacgggcttggagggccgaagggcctgttcctgtgctgtattgttctttgttctctggagcCCAGCTCTTTTCATGTTTGGGCTAAGGTTGAAATGGggttaggagctgagtggccctggcagaactcaaactgagcattagTGAATAAGTTAGTGCTGAGCTAGTGCCGCTTGAGAGCACCTGTGCATGCCACTTCCCATCACTTTCCTGATCGAGAGTCAActgatggagtggtaattggccaggttggatttgtcctgctttttgtgcacaaGACATATCTGTGCTTCTATTTTGCCGgatagatgctagtgttgtatctgtactggagcagtTTGGCTAAAGACACAGCTAGCTCTGGAGCGCgtcttcagtttaagtttattagtgtcacaaataggcttacattaacactgcaatgaagttactgtgaagttccccccagtcgcc
This region of Mustelus asterias chromosome 19, sMusAst1.hap1.1, whole genome shotgun sequence genomic DNA includes:
- the fgd6 gene encoding FYVE, RhoGEF and PH domain-containing protein 6 isoform X1, yielding MSAEIKKPPVAPKPRFVLGKKPPPPPVAPKPDIIISEPLSTQKGLKPALAPKPILSKITPVAEVKPTPLRKNKCSGEIEQSLSENVKCSACQDVGDRMQKRGCEFAHRYIKSNCSCKTEYEYKFLNGENTYKTHIVVDHLSKLEALEKNKKCDQTSYSSRIQHRPETQCGKTFNRYQIISKTGFPEQKFKDVLTQVVSPNNYLPKQKDTHCNAETKLHSSSNGQSELFNSDPTFQDIRNCKINAGELCVGEKKENQVKNAADQSEKVMRDEKICHSPVIDHKERMPNNQPKVSFTVEEKERSIIEDTNSLITTSTSTSVPCTKPVPMPKPKKARLIGLIRQNCIDNCVEDAVDHNVICSDSRFKAPGGTIDFKKSFGSVDSGDVCKYNSENSHQTDKMNNTCLKDNIIEPSQVKDYSDQSVLFSKKPILDAVSKVKMTSDLQTRSKIEQIKKHLESGNRTLPADNKGSFIRSSSLSMSLPKYLSLSYASKVPVLNSETRSDFERVTNNEEMPTKSDISPKTVPEKPQRHSLPASVRVKKDLSAGNKGASGSMENESEHGHASLCSRETNSNEHTAIHLSEKPVWKLPHPILPFLGSPSTVTVMSTSQNDEAIITKPRAKSLSSADSEKLERSPKEHSKKNSFKRILGIKLSAKIKTDFQKVLPKGSYSLDSAPDGLPSVEKRDRNHCILESVGDQKNKPVKAHSADSYYQSAKKGHILKNSSDFPNNLPTEQESHIDLHKKYPQNSKTQLIEAQSLSPKYENISANFDWRSSSSVEDCDSTIYEIQPYAVSSCYRKYRATHKNQCISPVQDQDNNSSEVDINSDEEEIIFSSDEEDTSSDTSKGELDQQDEKQNDEGKKTKVYHIAREIMSSEKVFVDVLKLLHIDFRDSVIQSSRQYGKQVIEDKVLNQILYYLPQLYELNRGLLRELEERMAHWDEHQRIADIFMEKGPYLKMYSTYIKEFDKNVCLLDEQCKKNPTFAAIVKEFEMSSRCANLALKHYLLKPVQRIPQYKLLLTDYVKNLSRDCADYKDTQAALAIVIEVANHANDILKQGDNFQKLMQIQYSLNGQQEIVQPGRVFLKEGTLMKLSRKVMQPRMFFLLNDVLLYTTPVQSGMYKLNNMLSLAGMKVSKPSQEAYQNELNIESVERSFILSASSAAERDEWLEAISKAIEDYTKKRITFTASKSLEEEPDKPELNTPLGTKAPIWIPDPRATMCMICTCDFTLTWRRHHCRACGKIVCQACSSNKFNLDYLKNRPARVCDHCFSELQKREKQSSDTKMLSPTHKSSSTLTSVFHSIQHSSGRKHKKIPAALKEVSANTGASSMSGYLYRSKGIKKPWKRLWFVIQDKVLYTYAASEDVAALESQPLLGFTVSEDQDDLSEPRVIFQLLHKRTLFYMFKADDHHTARRWVEVFQGATVL
- the fgd6 gene encoding FYVE, RhoGEF and PH domain-containing protein 6 isoform X2, producing MQKRGCEFAHRYIKSNCSCKTEYEYKFLNGENTYKTHIVVDHLSKLEALEKNKKCDQTSYSSRIQHRPETQCGKTFNRYQIISKTGFPEQKFKDVLTQVVSPNNYLPKQKDTHCNAETKLHSSSNGQSELFNSDPTFQDIRNCKINAGELCVGEKKENQVKNAADQSEKVMRDEKICHSPVIDHKERMPNNQPKVSFTVEEKERSIIEDTNSLITTSTSTSVPCTKPVPMPKPKKARLIGLIRQNCIDNCVEDAVDHNVICSDSRFKAPGGTIDFKKSFGSVDSGDVCKYNSENSHQTDKMNNTCLKDNIIEPSQVKDYSDQSVLFSKKPILDAVSKVKMTSDLQTRSKIEQIKKHLESGNRTLPADNKGSFIRSSSLSMSLPKYLSLSYASKVPVLNSETRSDFERVTNNEEMPTKSDISPKTVPEKPQRHSLPASVRVKKDLSAGNKGASGSMENESEHGHASLCSRETNSNEHTAIHLSEKPVWKLPHPILPFLGSPSTVTVMSTSQNDEAIITKPRAKSLSSADSEKLERSPKEHSKKNSFKRILGIKLSAKIKTDFQKVLPKGSYSLDSAPDGLPSVEKRDRNHCILESVGDQKNKPVKAHSADSYYQSAKKGHILKNSSDFPNNLPTEQESHIDLHKKYPQNSKTQLIEAQSLSPKYENISANFDWRSSSSVEDCDSTIYEIQPYAVSSCYRKYRATHKNQCISPVQDQDNNSSEVDINSDEEEIIFSSDEEDTSSDTSKGELDQQDEKQNDEGKKTKVYHIAREIMSSEKVFVDVLKLLHIDFRDSVIQSSRQYGKQVIEDKVLNQILYYLPQLYELNRGLLRELEERMAHWDEHQRIADIFMEKGPYLKMYSTYIKEFDKNVCLLDEQCKKNPTFAAIVKEFEMSSRCANLALKHYLLKPVQRIPQYKLLLTDYVKNLSRDCADYKDTQAALAIVIEVANHANDILKQGDNFQKLMQIQYSLNGQQEIVQPGRVFLKEGTLMKLSRKVMQPRMFFLLNDVLLYTTPVQSGMYKLNNMLSLAGMKVSKPSQEAYQNELNIESVERSFILSASSAAERDEWLEAISKAIEDYTKKRITFTASKSLEEEPDKPELNTPLGTKAPIWIPDPRATMCMICTCDFTLTWRRHHCRACGKIVCQACSSNKFNLDYLKNRPARVCDHCFSELQKREKQSSDTKMLSPTHKSSSTLTSVFHSIQHSSGRKHKKIPAALKEVSANTGASSMSGYLYRSKGIKKPWKRLWFVIQDKVLYTYAASEDVAALESQPLLGFTVSEDQDDLSEPRVIFQLLHKRTLFYMFKADDHHTARRWVEVFQGATVL